One stretch of Glandiceps talaboti chromosome 7, keGlaTala1.1, whole genome shotgun sequence DNA includes these proteins:
- the LOC144438145 gene encoding uncharacterized protein LOC144438145, giving the protein MGDSTECSQSNLHQVEQACSRPVRDISQSQTASLCISCTRSQSNGCGRHVFQLGGAGGLRLPASPPTTTSPQKNSRGKVCTISSRSTVAEPLVVPSVTVSPNRSPMQTAPEGGSVVTGMEHPSPTSRDVPSTRIQIVEQSLIAKGFSYKTAAVIARPQHAGTLATYREKWKRFSSWCNQRSIDPLQVTTQQLTAFLFELFDVQKLAVHTIMVYRSAISSTIRSVVGPDFGQNKILSSLIRNFHIKRPPRPISAPQWSLSLVLIALQSPPFEPLHQISLEFLTLKTTFLLALASGSRRSKIHTLDIGQGRIQWLQHQVVLQTHPKFIAKNQVLGSVASPIIIKDLATLVGRDRKERLLCPVRALKWYCNRTKDIRGDRTHLFIPWKSDKMDCTTADISKWIVNTIKVAYSSSTADTQALSKVAAHEVRAVATSWALWAGVSIKSVIEAGTWRSQNSFISFYLRDMAQEAVRMSAQNVAMPFSVETPSTN; this is encoded by the coding sequence ATGGGAGATTCCACAGAATGTAGCCAATCAAATCTCCATCAGGTGGAACAAGCCTGTAGTCGACCTGTTCGCGACATTTCTCAATCGCAAACTGCCTCTCTTTGTATCTCCTGTACCAGATCTCAGAGCAATGGCTGTGGACGCCATGTCTTTCAGTTGGGAGGGGCTGGAGGCTTACGCCTTCCTGCCTCTCCCCCTACTACCACTAGTCCTCAGAAAAATTCAAGAGGAAAAGTGTGTACTATCTCTAGTCGCTCCACTGTGGCCGAACCGCTCGTGGTTCCCAGTGTTACTGTCTCTCCTAATAGATCTCCCATGCAAACTGCCCCAGAGGGAGGATCTGTTGTCACAGGGATGGAACATCCTTCACCCACATCCAGAGACGTTCCATCTACACGCATTCAGATTGTCGAACAATCTCTCATTGCAAAGGGATTTTCTTACAAGACTGCCGCGGTCATCGCAAGACCCCAGCATGCGGGTACCCTTGCCACTTACAGGGAAAAGTGGAAGAGATTCTCTAGTTGGTGTAATCAACGATCGATTGATCCACTCCAAGTTACTACACAACAGTTAACTGCCTTTCTGTTTGAACTGTTTGATGTACAGAAGTTAGCTGTCCACACCATAATGGTATACCGCTCAGCTATTTCTAGTACCATTAGGAGTGTTGTGGGCCCGGACTTTGGACAAAATAAGATCTTATCTAGTTTGATAAGGAACTTCCACATTAAGAGACCACCTCGGCCCATTTCAGCTCCCCAGTGGAGTCTGTCTCTAGTGCTCATTGCATTACAATCTCCCCCTTTTGAACCTCTTCACCAGATTTCATTGGAATTTCTCACTCTTAAAACGACGTTCCTACTAGCTCTTGCTTCAGGCAGTCGTAGAAGCAAGATCCACACACTAGATATTGGACAGGGTCGAATCCAGTGGTTACAGCACCAAGTTGTACTTCAGACTCATCCTAAGTTCATTGCTAAAAATCAGGTTTTAGGTTCCGTGGCTTCTCCCATTATCATAAAGGATTTAGCCACGCTGGTGGGAAGGGACCGAAAAGAACGTCTGTTATGTCCAGTCAGAGCTCTCAAGTGGTACTGTAATCGCACTAAGGATATTAGGGGCGATCGTACCCACTTGTTCATCCCTTGGAAATCGGACAAAATGGATTGTACAACGGCCGACATTTCTAAGTGGATAGTTAATACTATTAAAGTAGCATACAGTTCTTCCACAGCTGATACACAGGCACTTTCTAAAGTTGCTGCTCATGAAGTTCGTGCAGTGGCTACTTCCTGGGCACTCTGGGCTGGCGTATCCATTAAGTCAGTCATTGAGGCAGGAACCTGGCGCTCTCAGAACTCATTCATTAGCTTTTACTTGCGGGACATGGCCCAAGAGGCAGTCAGGATGTCTGCTCAAAATGTTGCTATGCCTTTCAGTGTGGAGACTCCCTCCACCAACTAG